A genomic stretch from Halichoerus grypus chromosome 5, mHalGry1.hap1.1, whole genome shotgun sequence includes:
- the CRH gene encoding corticoliberin has product MRLPLLLSAGVLLVALLPCPPCRALVSRGPIPGARQVPQHPQPLDFFQLPPQPQQPQQPQARPVLLRMGEEYFLRLGNLNKSPAAPLLPASSPVAGGSSSRLSPDEAAANFFRALLQQLPLPRRPLDSPAGPAERGAENALGSRQETPERERRSEEPPISLDLTFHLLREVLEMARAEQLAQQAHSNRKLMEIIGK; this is encoded by the coding sequence ATGCGGCTGCCGCTGCTCTTGTCCGCGGGCGTCCTGCTGGTagctctcctgccctgcccgccaTGCAGGGCCCTCGTCAGCCGGGGGCCCATCCCGGGCGCCCGGCAGGTCcctcagcacccccagcccctggattTCTTTCAGCTGCCGCCGCAGCCCCAGCAGCCGCAACAGCCGCAGGCTCGGCCCGTCCTGCTCCGCATGGGGGAGGAATATTTCCTCCGCCTGGGTAACCTCAACAAGAGCCCCGCTGCGCCCCTCTTGCCCGCTTCTTCACCTGTCGCTGGCGGCAGCAGCAGCCGCCTTTCGCCGGACGAGGCGGCCGCCAACTTTTTCCGCGCGTTGCTGCAGCAGCTGCCGCTGCCCCGGCGCCCGCTCGACAGCCCCGCAGGTCCCGCCGAGCGCGGAGCAGAGAATGCCCTTGGCAGCCGCCAAGAGACACCGGAGAGGGAGAGGCGATCCGAGGAACCTCCCATCTCGCTGGATCTCACCTTCCACCTCCTCCGAGAAGTCTTGGAAATGGCCAGGGCCGAACAGTTAGCGCAGCAAGCTCACAGCAACAGGAAACTGATGGAGATTATTGGGAAATAA